Proteins co-encoded in one Ananas comosus cultivar F153 linkage group 15, ASM154086v1, whole genome shotgun sequence genomic window:
- the LOC109721456 gene encoding beta-glucuronosyltransferase GlcAT14B-like: protein MGIKELMISFIFTTFLLSLLFIPSVLPFSIFQSSNHSNSSGRPEKPYPVSFAYLISASKGDVNRLKRTLTAIYHPANYYLLHLDLEATPEERHLLTQFVSDHPTFSLIGNVWIVHKSNLVTYRGPSMLSTTLHGLSILLRRCQWDWFINLSASDYPLITQDDLITAFSNLPRDLSFVEHTSHLGWKIRKRARPIIIDPALYSLNKSEIIR, encoded by the exons ATGGGCATCAAAGAACTGATGATCTCCTTCATCTTCACCACATTCCTGCTCTCCCTCCTCTTCATTCCGTCAGTCCTACCCTTCTCTATATTCCAATCTAGCAACCACTCCAACTCTTCCGGGCGACCCGAGAAACCGTACCCGGTCAGCTTTGCCTACCTCATCTCCGCCTCCAAAGGCGATGTCAATAGGCTAAAGCGCACCCTGACGGCGATCTACCATCCCGCCAACTACTACCTTCTCCACCTCGACCTCGAGGCAACGCCTGAGGAGCGGCACCTCCTTACCCAATTCGTCTCCGACCACCCCACATTTTCCCTAATAGGCAACGTTTGGATTGTACACAAGTCGAACCTCGTCACCTACAGGGGCCCCAGCATGCTCTCCACCACTCTCCATGGCCTCTCAATCCTTCTCAGGAGGTGCCAATGGGATTGGTTCATAAACCTCAGCGCCTCCGACTACCCGTTGATCACTCAAGATG ATCTAATAACGGCCTTCTCCAACCTGCCTAGAGATCTCAGCTTCGTGGAGCACACAAGCCACTTGGGTTGGAAAAT AAGAAAAAGGGCAAGGCCAATCATCATAGACCCTGCGCTCTACAGTCTCAACAAGTCGGAGATCATCCGG